A stretch of the Mycobacterium shigaense genome encodes the following:
- a CDS encoding AMP-binding protein — translation MCAERSGPPRPSDFGVDRFTVPAVLDRRAEQHPDRVMMSIAGTDITFEQMRQRSVAAATLLTGLGVGRGDGIALFTGTCPEWVYFWLGAARIGAVSAAINAANKGEFLLHTLRLARAKVILTDPERCARVDDVAAALHTMTGVVVQDDSLRATLNAGVVRCADSPAAAGEVGALFYTSGTTGPSKAVATTWDYLFTVAATAASAWEFGAGEALWTAMPLFHLSAAPSVLAPMLVGGTTVLAQAFRPGEVWDDVRARGAVGFVGAGAMVSMLQNLPADSCDARLPLRFISAAPIAADSYRAIEKRYGCRIVTMYGMTEAFPIAVKGVADEGVPGASGRSNPNFDVRIVDPDGTGLPPGVVGEITCRPRYPYVMSEGYVGEGSRVDPHPEWFRTGDLGRLDADQNLTYVDRIKDSLRRRGENVSSVEVEAVVMGHPAVAEAAVIGVPSDLGEDDILLIVVLTPGVELDCAELLDFCAARMPYFCVPRYVETVGELPKNVIGRIRKDLLRARGLNSGVWDRESYGYIVSR, via the coding sequence ACCTTCGAACAGATGCGGCAGCGCTCGGTCGCGGCGGCAACCCTGCTGACCGGGCTGGGTGTCGGCCGGGGTGACGGCATCGCGTTGTTCACCGGCACCTGCCCGGAATGGGTCTATTTCTGGCTGGGCGCGGCGCGCATCGGGGCGGTCAGCGCGGCGATCAACGCGGCCAACAAGGGCGAGTTCCTGTTGCATACCCTGCGCCTGGCGCGGGCCAAGGTCATCCTCACCGATCCCGAACGTTGTGCCCGTGTCGACGACGTCGCCGCTGCGTTGCACACCATGACAGGCGTTGTGGTGCAGGATGATTCGCTGCGTGCAACCCTGAACGCCGGGGTTGTCCGCTGCGCGGACAGCCCGGCCGCGGCGGGGGAGGTGGGAGCGCTGTTCTACACCTCGGGCACCACCGGGCCGTCGAAAGCGGTTGCCACCACCTGGGATTACCTGTTCACCGTCGCCGCGACCGCGGCTTCGGCGTGGGAGTTCGGCGCGGGCGAGGCGCTGTGGACTGCGATGCCGCTGTTTCATCTGAGCGCGGCACCCAGCGTGCTGGCCCCGATGTTGGTCGGCGGAACGACGGTGCTGGCGCAGGCCTTTCGCCCCGGCGAGGTCTGGGACGACGTGCGCGCCCGGGGTGCGGTCGGGTTCGTCGGCGCCGGCGCGATGGTGTCGATGTTGCAGAATCTGCCCGCCGATTCGTGCGACGCCCGACTGCCGCTGCGGTTCATCTCGGCCGCGCCGATCGCCGCCGACTCCTACCGCGCGATCGAGAAGCGTTACGGCTGTCGCATCGTCACCATGTACGGGATGACCGAGGCCTTTCCGATCGCCGTCAAAGGCGTTGCCGACGAAGGGGTTCCGGGTGCGTCGGGCCGGTCCAACCCGAACTTCGACGTGCGCATCGTCGACCCGGACGGCACTGGGTTGCCCCCCGGGGTCGTCGGCGAGATCACCTGCCGGCCGCGGTATCCGTACGTGATGAGCGAAGGCTATGTGGGTGAGGGGTCGCGAGTGGACCCGCACCCGGAATGGTTTCGCACCGGCGATCTCGGCCGGCTCGACGCGGATCAGAACCTGACTTATGTGGACCGCATCAAAGATTCGCTGCGCCGCCGCGGCGAGAATGTTTCCTCGGTCGAGGTGGAGGCGGTGGTAATGGGCCACCCGGCCGTCGCCGAAGCCGCGGTGATCGGGGTGCCCAGCGATCTGGGCGAAGACGACATCCTGCTGATCGTCGTGCTGACGCCCGGTGTCGAGCTGGACTGCGCCGAGCTGCTCGACTTCTGTGCCGCCCGCATGCCCTACTTCTGCGTGCCGCGCTACGTGGAGACGGTCGGTGAACTTCCCAAGAACGTCATCGGGCGTATACGTAAAGATTTGTTGCGCGCTCGGGGATTGAATTCCGGCGTCTGGGATCGGGAAAGTTACGGCTATATCGTGAGCCGCTGA
- a CDS encoding DUF1906 domain-containing protein produces MSFSRRDVLRFAAATPALVGLGVAASSLRAAPASASLGTLLDYAAGVIPASQIRAAGAVGSIRYVSDRRPGGNWMLGKPIGVSEARDLNSNGLKIVSCYQYGKGSTSDWLGGASAGQQHAQRGEQLHAAAGGPATAPIYASIDDDPTYEQYKNQVAPYLRAWESVIGHQRTGVYANSKTIDWALHDGLGSYFWQHNWGSPKGYAHPAAHLHQVEIDKRSVGGVGVDINEILKPQFGQWT; encoded by the coding sequence GTGTCGTTTAGCCGCCGTGACGTGCTGAGATTCGCCGCCGCGACCCCGGCCCTGGTCGGGCTGGGCGTCGCGGCGTCGTCGCTGCGCGCCGCACCCGCCTCGGCGTCGCTCGGCACCCTGTTGGACTACGCGGCCGGGGTGATCCCCGCCAGCCAGATCCGGGCCGCCGGTGCCGTCGGGTCGATCCGGTACGTCTCCGATCGCCGGCCGGGCGGCAATTGGATGCTGGGCAAGCCCATCGGGGTCTCCGAGGCGCGCGATCTCAACAGCAACGGCCTGAAAATCGTGTCCTGCTACCAGTACGGCAAGGGCAGCACGTCGGACTGGCTGGGCGGCGCCAGCGCCGGTCAGCAGCACGCGCAGCGCGGCGAACAGCTGCACGCCGCGGCCGGCGGCCCCGCCACCGCCCCGATTTACGCCTCGATCGACGACGACCCGACCTACGAGCAGTACAAAAACCAGGTCGCGCCCTACCTGCGGGCGTGGGAATCGGTGATCGGACACCAGCGGACGGGTGTTTACGCCAACTCGAAGACCATCGACTGGGCGCTGCACGACGGCCTGGGCTCCTACTTCTGGCAGCACAACTGGGGATCGCCCAAGGGATACGCCCACCCGGCCGCGCATCTGCACCAGGTCGAGATCGATAAGCGCAGCGTCGGCGGGGTCGGTGTGGACATCAACGAGATCCTCAAGCCCCAGTTCGGGCAGTGGACCTGA
- a CDS encoding MaoC/PaaZ C-terminal domain-containing protein, which translates to MSGADLNWDEITVPVELPEVVDHISYQRVVENAGATWDYFPGHFDPNYAQSQGNPTIYLNTMHLAGFADRVATDWAGPRSRVVRRSLRLAASVYAGDTMIGRGRAVAKRRDDSVDPPRCLVDIQLEITNQYGALCCPVELTLQVPENP; encoded by the coding sequence GTGAGCGGTGCGGACCTCAACTGGGACGAGATCACCGTTCCCGTCGAGCTGCCCGAGGTAGTCGACCACATCAGCTATCAGCGAGTGGTCGAGAACGCCGGGGCCACCTGGGATTACTTCCCCGGACATTTCGACCCGAATTACGCCCAAAGCCAGGGCAATCCAACGATTTACCTCAACACCATGCACCTGGCCGGCTTTGCCGACCGCGTCGCGACCGACTGGGCGGGCCCGCGCAGCCGCGTGGTGCGCCGATCCCTGCGGCTGGCCGCGTCGGTGTATGCCGGTGACACGATGATCGGCCGCGGCCGCGCGGTGGCCAAGCGCCGCGACGACTCGGTGGATCCGCCGCGCTGCCTGGTCGACATTCAACTCGAAATCACCAACCAGTACGGCGCGCTGTGCTGCCCGGTCGAACTCACCCTGCAGGTGCCCGAAAACCCTTGA
- a CDS encoding nuclear transport factor 2 family protein yields MTLTYQQDQFLQAATGRDGILNLNARHNRAYSDGDRDRWIATFRHSGATFVRDGERFSDLRHAFEGGDGARLVTVDHEIHVDGVNATQRCVAVLFAAAYGDTTLRATGAFHDELIYERGGWYFTSRNLAWDVVPSRHPLVM; encoded by the coding sequence ATGACGTTGACATATCAGCAAGATCAATTCCTGCAGGCAGCGACGGGGCGGGACGGAATTCTCAACCTCAACGCGCGGCACAATCGAGCCTACTCCGACGGCGACCGCGACCGCTGGATCGCCACCTTCCGCCACTCCGGCGCCACCTTTGTGCGCGACGGCGAGCGGTTTTCCGACCTGCGGCACGCCTTCGAGGGCGGCGACGGAGCAAGACTGGTCACCGTCGATCACGAGATCCACGTCGACGGGGTCAACGCCACCCAGCGTTGCGTCGCTGTGCTTTTCGCCGCCGCCTACGGCGACACCACCCTGCGGGCCACCGGGGCGTTCCACGACGAACTGATCTACGAGCGTGGCGGCTGGTATTTCACGTCCCGCAATCTCGCGTGGGATGTGGTGCCCAGCCGGCACCCGCTCGTCATGTAA
- a CDS encoding aromatic ring-hydroxylating oxygenase subunit alpha, which produces MDRDQLVDLTRRALKLARDKTTDLAPGQHRVEARDYASVERHHLDRALMLASPQLVGYVSELAGPGAYCTKTVMGRSILLTRTTDGSVRAFDNVCLHRQSQLVTGCGTAKRFTCPYHAWTYDNSGTLVGLPGREGFPDMTVKSAGLNELAAAEFAGFLWVALAPGATLDVAAHLGPLAEELDSWGIGRWSPLGEKVLDSPINWKLAVDTFAENYHFATVHRDTFATIARSNCTVFDAFGPHHRLIFPLKAILDLQDVPEEQWDPFHNMVVIYALFPNIVLSVTIANGELFRIYPGDEPGRSITVHQNSTPLDLSDESVAAGAQAVFEYAHATVRDEDYRLVEGLQANLESGARDHLVFGRNEPGLQHRHLTWARALGG; this is translated from the coding sequence ATGGATCGTGACCAGCTTGTCGACCTGACCCGGCGCGCCTTGAAGCTGGCGCGCGACAAGACCACGGACCTGGCGCCCGGGCAGCACCGGGTCGAAGCGCGGGACTACGCCTCCGTCGAGCGCCACCACCTCGACCGGGCGCTGATGCTGGCCAGCCCGCAGCTGGTCGGCTACGTCTCCGAGCTCGCCGGTCCCGGCGCGTACTGCACCAAGACGGTGATGGGCCGGTCCATCCTGCTGACCCGAACGACCGACGGCTCGGTCCGGGCATTCGACAACGTCTGTCTGCACCGGCAATCGCAACTGGTGACGGGGTGCGGCACCGCCAAGCGATTCACCTGTCCTTATCACGCCTGGACCTACGACAACAGCGGCACGCTGGTCGGCCTGCCCGGCCGGGAGGGCTTCCCGGATATGACCGTCAAGTCCGCCGGGCTGAACGAGCTGGCGGCCGCCGAGTTCGCCGGGTTCCTCTGGGTGGCCTTGGCGCCGGGTGCGACGCTGGACGTCGCCGCGCATCTGGGACCGCTCGCCGAAGAGCTCGACTCGTGGGGCATCGGGCGCTGGTCCCCGTTGGGCGAGAAGGTGCTCGACTCCCCGATCAATTGGAAACTGGCCGTCGACACCTTCGCCGAGAACTACCACTTCGCCACCGTGCACCGCGACACCTTCGCCACCATCGCCCGCAGCAACTGCACGGTGTTCGACGCCTTCGGACCGCACCACCGACTGATCTTTCCGCTGAAGGCGATTCTCGACCTACAGGACGTGCCCGAAGAGCAATGGGATCCGTTCCACAATATGGTCGTGATCTACGCGCTGTTTCCCAACATCGTGCTGTCGGTGACGATCGCCAACGGCGAGCTGTTCCGCATTTACCCCGGCGACGAACCGGGACGGTCGATCACCGTGCACCAGAACTCGACGCCGCTGGACCTCTCCGACGAATCGGTGGCCGCCGGTGCGCAGGCCGTCTTCGAATACGCGCACGCGACCGTGCGCGACGAGGACTACCGGCTGGTCGAGGGTCTACAGGCCAACCTCGAGTCGGGTGCTCGCGATCATCTGGTGTTCGGGCGCAACGAACCGGGACTACAGCACCGCCACCTGACGTGGGCCAGGGCGCTGGGCGGCTAA
- a CDS encoding MaoC family dehydratase: MAFGSYEDALRMVGQATPPRTAATPVSAARIQLFAAMVRDGNRSYWDPEFARRTWGGLAAPPALLMGWLISPPWQPGGRPPTVSIVLRVPLPGTTFINAANEVEFVHPIVEGDLLTAVEELVSVSPEKQTRLGVGHFVETLETYRRQDGAVVATCRNTLLRFTPGTPG; the protein is encoded by the coding sequence ATGGCCTTTGGCAGCTACGAGGACGCGCTGCGGATGGTGGGGCAGGCAACCCCGCCGCGCACCGCGGCGACACCGGTCAGCGCGGCGCGCATCCAGCTATTCGCCGCCATGGTCCGCGACGGCAATCGCTCGTATTGGGATCCCGAATTCGCGCGGCGGACCTGGGGCGGCCTGGCGGCCCCGCCGGCCCTGTTGATGGGATGGCTGATATCTCCGCCCTGGCAGCCGGGTGGCCGGCCGCCGACGGTGTCGATCGTCCTGCGCGTGCCATTGCCCGGCACTACCTTCATCAACGCGGCCAACGAGGTCGAGTTCGTGCATCCCATCGTCGAGGGCGATCTGCTCACCGCCGTCGAGGAGCTGGTGTCGGTGTCGCCGGAGAAGCAAACCCGGCTGGGCGTAGGCCATTTCGTCGAGACGCTGGAGACCTATCGCCGTCAGGACGGAGCCGTCGTCGCCACCTGCCGCAACACCTTGTTGCGCTTCACCCCCGGGACGCCGGGGTGA
- a CDS encoding lipocalin-like domain-containing protein, whose protein sequence is MTNDWRRYPFQLVPGDPQLDFPAAEGEHPDQESDTWFIAGQLRAAESDRSFAFLTIFNKNQPGGTFVADFYTMALFDLDTGDYGTYTDYDIPPKNMEPGTQRKMSMAAGHLDISYRSSAGTASWTTCLDGDGQLLPYTYRISLVGRDQQGRSMRLDLVVTPTRPPTPLGASTYNGKIACFGQPDTYSYFQTGMAMTGTLRWGDVVEQVSGDSGHVDRQWFPKYAGGGGSGGDPRARSHEWRTINFDNGVDVSIWRQFDRVNGNALQPFTGVTMSYPDPDMAPQCAEDVEVTVSSYVRWPESVRPLLRPPAPARYLPDRHRITCAAMQLDLIGEPLVAAPAHGLPIEYMEGPYRYSGTLWGKPVTGFAFNERSLALYRDWELVEVLATTVADVDSGLQSVVDQLAPLVAGGRRGEAVTLLTGAMPVQNDTLATLFGDLIAVLSEG, encoded by the coding sequence ATGACAAACGATTGGCGCCGTTACCCGTTTCAATTGGTGCCCGGCGATCCCCAGCTGGACTTTCCGGCCGCCGAGGGTGAGCATCCAGACCAGGAGTCCGACACCTGGTTCATCGCCGGGCAGCTGCGGGCCGCCGAGAGCGACCGGTCGTTTGCCTTTCTGACCATCTTCAACAAGAACCAACCCGGCGGGACGTTCGTCGCCGATTTCTACACGATGGCGTTGTTCGACCTCGACACCGGCGATTACGGCACCTACACCGATTACGACATCCCGCCGAAGAACATGGAGCCGGGAACGCAGCGCAAGATGTCCATGGCCGCAGGCCATCTCGACATCAGCTACCGGAGCAGCGCCGGCACCGCGTCGTGGACCACCTGCCTGGACGGCGACGGGCAACTACTGCCCTACACCTATCGGATCAGCCTGGTGGGCCGGGACCAGCAGGGGCGCTCGATGCGGCTGGACCTCGTCGTCACCCCCACCCGGCCGCCGACTCCGCTGGGCGCGTCGACCTACAACGGCAAGATCGCCTGCTTCGGCCAACCCGATACCTACTCCTACTTCCAGACCGGCATGGCGATGACGGGCACCCTGCGGTGGGGTGACGTGGTCGAGCAGGTCAGCGGCGACTCCGGGCACGTGGACCGGCAGTGGTTTCCCAAGTATGCCGGCGGCGGGGGATCCGGGGGAGACCCGCGGGCCCGGTCGCACGAGTGGCGCACCATCAATTTCGACAATGGTGTCGATGTGAGCATCTGGCGGCAGTTCGACCGCGTGAACGGCAATGCGCTGCAACCGTTTACCGGAGTGACCATGAGTTACCCGGACCCGGACATGGCGCCGCAATGCGCCGAGGACGTCGAGGTCACGGTCAGCAGCTACGTGCGCTGGCCGGAGAGCGTGCGGCCACTGCTGCGTCCTCCTGCCCCGGCCCGCTACCTGCCGGATCGGCACCGGATCACCTGCGCCGCAATGCAACTCGACTTGATCGGGGAGCCGTTGGTGGCCGCCCCCGCGCACGGCCTGCCCATCGAATACATGGAGGGCCCGTACCGCTACAGCGGGACGCTGTGGGGCAAGCCGGTGACCGGTTTCGCGTTCAACGAGCGCTCGCTGGCGCTGTACCGGGACTGGGAGCTGGTCGAGGTGCTGGCCACCACCGTGGCCGACGTCGATTCCGGCTTGCAATCGGTGGTCGATCAGCTGGCGCCGCTGGTCGCCGGCGGCCGCCGCGGTGAAGCTGTGACGCTGCTGACCGGTGCGATGCCCGTGCAAAATGACACGCTGGCAACGCTTTTCGGTGATCTGATCGCGGTGCTGTCCGAAGGCTGA
- a CDS encoding aldehyde dehydrogenase — translation MTDNSGHRSYDELFVGGQWRKPANPQQLAVISPHSEEPIGHVQVAGPEDVEAAVATARRAFDHGPWPRLTHAERMAKVEELAAIYAGHVDEMADLITDEMGSPRSFSRMGQGAAAAAMIHLTLAAAREFPWAERRQGVLGEVHLHRAPVGVVGAIVPWNVPQFLIMPKLIPALIAGCTVIIKPAPETPLDALWLAEMIEQLDLPDGVVSVLPGGTDVGEALVRHAGVDKIAFTGSSAVGRRIAALCGEQLKRVSLELGGKSAAIVLDDADFGKTVAGLKSASLMNNGQACVAQTRILVSEQRHDEFVDALAGMMSGLNVGDPTDETTDIGPLFAQRHQRQVQEYIRSGQSEGARIVLGGLNTGEERGWYVRPTLFVDATNDMRIAREEIFGPVLTVLRYRDEEDALRIANESDYGLAGSVWTADIAHGLEIAARVRAGTYGINMYTLDIGSPFGGFKHSGIGREFGPEGLDEYVELQTVIAGGKMPPLND, via the coding sequence ATGACAGACAATTCCGGCCACCGTTCCTATGACGAGTTGTTCGTGGGAGGGCAATGGCGCAAGCCCGCCAATCCGCAGCAGCTGGCCGTCATCTCGCCCCACTCCGAAGAGCCGATCGGGCACGTCCAAGTGGCCGGCCCCGAGGACGTCGAAGCCGCCGTGGCGACCGCGCGCCGCGCTTTCGACCACGGCCCCTGGCCGCGGTTGACGCACGCCGAGCGGATGGCCAAAGTCGAAGAGCTGGCCGCCATTTACGCCGGACACGTCGACGAGATGGCCGACCTGATCACCGACGAGATGGGGTCGCCGCGCAGCTTCAGCCGGATGGGTCAGGGGGCGGCCGCGGCGGCGATGATTCACCTCACGCTTGCCGCGGCCCGGGAATTCCCCTGGGCCGAGCGCCGCCAGGGTGTGCTCGGCGAGGTGCACCTGCACCGGGCCCCGGTCGGGGTGGTCGGGGCGATCGTGCCGTGGAATGTGCCGCAATTCCTGATCATGCCCAAGCTGATCCCGGCGCTGATCGCGGGCTGCACGGTCATCATCAAGCCCGCCCCCGAAACGCCCTTGGACGCTTTGTGGCTCGCCGAGATGATCGAACAGCTCGACCTCCCGGACGGGGTGGTGTCGGTGCTGCCCGGCGGCACCGATGTGGGCGAGGCACTGGTGCGCCACGCGGGTGTCGACAAGATCGCGTTCACCGGCTCCAGCGCCGTCGGGCGCCGCATCGCCGCCCTGTGTGGCGAACAGCTCAAACGGGTGAGCCTGGAACTCGGCGGCAAGTCGGCGGCAATCGTCCTCGACGACGCGGACTTCGGCAAGACGGTGGCCGGACTGAAGTCGGCCAGCCTGATGAACAACGGGCAAGCCTGCGTCGCGCAGACCCGAATCCTGGTCAGCGAGCAGCGCCATGACGAGTTCGTCGACGCGTTGGCCGGCATGATGTCGGGGCTGAACGTCGGAGACCCCACCGACGAGACCACCGACATCGGCCCCCTTTTCGCCCAGCGGCATCAACGCCAGGTCCAGGAGTACATCCGGTCCGGGCAGAGCGAGGGCGCCCGCATCGTGCTCGGCGGCCTGAACACCGGCGAAGAGCGCGGCTGGTACGTGCGCCCGACGCTGTTCGTCGATGCCACCAACGACATGCGCATCGCCCGCGAGGAGATTTTCGGCCCGGTGTTGACCGTGCTGCGCTACCGCGACGAAGAGGACGCGCTGCGCATCGCCAACGAAAGCGACTACGGGCTGGCCGGTTCGGTGTGGACCGCGGACATCGCCCACGGCCTCGAGATCGCCGCCCGAGTGCGGGCCGGCACTTACGGCATCAACATGTACACGCTCGACATCGGCAGCCCGTTCGGCGGTTTCAAGCACTCGGGCATCGGACGCGAGTTCGGGCCCGAAGGCCTCGACGAATACGTGGAGCTGCAGACCGTGATCGCCGGCGGAAAGATGCCCCCGCTGAACGACTGA